acagaatgggagaagatatttgcaaatgacatatcagataaagggctagtatccaaaatctataaagaacttttcaaattcaacacccaaagaacaaagaatccaatcaaaaatgggcagaagacatgaacagacatttttccaaagaagacatccaaatggccaacagacacatgaaaaagtgctcaatatcactcggcatcagggaaatccaaatcaaaacctcaatgagatcccacctcacaccagtcagaatggctaaaattaacaagtcaggaaacgacagatgttggcggggatgtggagaaaggggaaccctcctacactgttggtgggaatgcaagctggtgcagccactctggaaaacagtatggaggttcctcaaaaagttgaaaatagagctaccatacgacccagcaattgcactactgggtatttaccccaaagacacaaaagtagggatccgaaagggtacgtgcaccccgatgtttatagcagcaatgtccacaatagccaaactgaggaaagagccaagatgtccatcgacagttgaatggataaagaagatgtggtatataaatgcaatggaatattatgcagccatcaaaaggaatgagatcttgccatttgcagcgacgtggatggaactggagggtattatgctgagcacagtaagtcaaacagagaaagacatgtatcatatgatctcactgatatgaggaattcttaatctcaggaaacaaactgagggttgctggattggggggtggggtgggagggatggggtgactgggtgatagacactggggagggtatgtgctctggtaagcgctgtgaattttgcaaaaCTGTTgtatcatagacctgtacctctgaaacaaataatgcaatatatgttaagaaaaaaaaaaaaagaagatagcaggaggggaagaatgaagggggagacgaacggtgagagatgatggactctgaaaaacaaactgagggttctagaggggaggggggtgggaggatgggttagcctggtgataggtattaaagagggcacgttctgcattgagcactgggtgttatagtcaaaaaatgaatcatggaacactacatcaaaaactgatgatgtaaggtatggtcattaacataacaataaattataaataaataaataaataaatttattgtctcatagagTACCACACGAAGTCACTGAGATCAGTAAAAGGGAAGCTCAAGTCATAGAGTATTTATTGTCACATGTACGCTAAAATTTTAGGAGACACAGAGTGATAAAATATTAAGTTACTATACATCTGCCATAAAGCCCTAATTTGAAAGATACATATCAGTATAATACAATTTGAAAACTGTACAGACTACTTTGAACCCAAGAGGAAACTTCAGTGAAGGCATTTTAAAAGAGATGTCAAGAAAAGTCTGAGTTTAGTCTTGAAGGATAAATATGTTTTGACCATTatcagaaaaatcagaaacattCTCAGTAGAGGAAACATcacaatgagagaaaaataagcagaattgGAAACACCACCATAaagaataacataataaaaaaagaataatgtcctacaataaaaaatgagaagaagccttcaagagaaaatattacaatcatatattcatacaattatatatttatacaattataGAAGTAATTGTTTCTTCTTTGGCTATAGTAATggaacttgatttaaaaaaattatttaaattccagttagttaacatacaatgtagaatttagtgattcaacacttacatacaacacacCATAGTTCTCATCAactattttacccattcccctCCACACCTCCCTTCTAgttagccatcagtttgttcttcataGTTGAGTCTAGAACTTGCTTgctttgattaaaatttttttttacttatatttcaGATTAGCAGAagacacaatttttttaatgctaatttCATATTTACTTCATGGTTTGTCTTTAAtctgaatttccatttctacTTCAATTATATGATAAtaacttatttaacttttttcagtatggtatgtgaatattttgaggaaaaaagtaattttaatatattacaatgcataaattataaatatacttaatattcaACTGATAATCATACAGTCAAACTTTAGGGTCTTAATGATAAAGTGGATACTGAGTGTGATCATAAACATTAACAGATGATTTTGTTCAACATACAATAAGTTATAATACATTACACTGACATTTACTATGCAATGACATCAATGCCGCTGGGTATTCTTAagcaaagattaaaatattaacatttagttGTGCTTTTAAGAAATGCCCTTTActgcggcacctgggtggtgcagttggtcgAGCATaagattcttggtttctgctcaggtgatgaatttcagggtcttgggattaaatccctggcagtctctgtgttcagcagggagtctgttggagattctgcccctcccctgtcgGTACTTATATGCAcccactctttctctgtctctaaaataaattttaaaaaattaaccaaaaaaaagaaatgcccttCATTAAGAGCTAATGCAACTACAAACAAATcttcataatttcttctttttatgtcaCCTATTGACTAAATATGTGTTCCAAATAATTCTGTATGCATAAATGCCGATATTGTTTAAATAGGAATTAGAACCTGTCTTGAATGTAAAATCTAGAACTGTATATTTCAGCAGCACAAATGAACTGGAGAAAGCACAAAATCTGACTCCAAACTAGTATTTCTCAaagtgaaattttattatttgaaaaaagttaaatgagaaaTCAAGAAGGATCTTTAGAGTAGAAAATCTTGGACACTCGATCTTGAATCTGTTTGGTCTTCACCCCATACACGATAGGATTGAGCAAAGGTGGGACAAGCAGATAAAGGTTGAACAGTAGAATATGAATGTAGGATGGAATATGGAACCCAAACCTGTGTgtaaagaaggagaagaaacccAGGAGATAAAACTCAAGAAAGACACAAATATGGGCAATGCAGGTGTTGAAGTCTTTGAGCCTAGCTTCCTTCTGCGGCAGATTGAAGACAGTTAGAAATATTTGGATGTAGGAGAGTGTGATGAAGATTATGTCAAATCCAAGTGTAGTGAAAGCCACAAACAGGCCATAGATCTTGTTGATTCGAATATCTTCTGCTGCCAACTTCACAATGGCCATGTGCTCACAGTATGAATGGGAGACCACAGTGGTCCGGTAGTGTTTCAGCCAACATTGGATGAGGATGAGACATGGAGCTACAAGGAGGGCTGCTCTGAGCATCACTCCAACCCCAATCTGAGTGAGAAGTTGGTGGGTAAATATGGTTGCATGTCTCAGGGGATCACAGATGGCCACATAGTGGTCCAGGGCCATAGCCAGCAGAATTCCTGACTCAGTGCACTGGAAGGTGTGGATAAGCCACATCTGAAAGAGACAGGCATCAAAGTATATTTTTGGCAGATGAAACCAGAATATTCCTAGCATTTTTGGTAGGATGCAGGTACTAAGAGCAATGTCTGTTGCTCCGAGCATTGCCAGGAAGAGATACATGGGCTCATGGAGGCTGCATTCAGATTGGATGATGACCAGGAGCATGGAATTTCCAAATAGAGCAATGATGTACATGGCACAGAAAGGAATTCCAATCCAGAACTGCACAGATTCCAATCCAGTGATCCCAATCAGTGTCAGTACTGGGGGCATGAAAACTGTACCATTGAGATTGAACATGTTGGCTTAGAGACCCCTGGTTCAGAGCTTCTGGTTCAAAGTGGCAGTATGTgttgagtgtctgtcttctgttttctcttctcatctAGATTCATACAATCAGAGGCTGAATATGGTTTCAATGACATTTTGTCAGGCATACCCATTTTCTGATAGGGCAATTGAGTGGGTCCAAGAATGCAGATAGTCTCCCTAGatgatttatttcacatttcagttctcttttctgtctccatcccctcaccctgtctgttctctccatttctgtctctgactctgtctctctgtttcagtctctatctctctttctctctcacacacaggcacacacacacatacttatatACTAACAGGTATCTGTGTACCCACTAtggagagaaaacacatttctattAATATGAGGGCTTAGGGTTGTGTACTGTCAATTTAAAACTGTCCCATTGAATATAAGTTTGGTTTTTATTGTTAATAGGATATGGGTATTTAATGTTATGTTAACTACATATTCTCTATTGTGTCCTATCCAAGAAGCATTTAGTGAAGTGGTCAAGAGCAGAAAGCAATGAAAGGAATACTCACTATTCCAGGTACTATAGTAAGAACTGGGTTAAATACAAACTTATAAGTAAGGATCCTTAGTGTCAAGGAGACAATACTGGATAATGCcatattacaaatattaaaaatatacataacaagtATACAGTATACTTGTTATGTATACAAGTACACTGCGACACAGTAGTTAGACTCTATCTTTATTCCAGAAGTGGATGCCAGGGATTTTCCTCCAGAAACTTGAATAAAATTAGGtattttagagggagaaaatTAACATGATACATGAATGTAAATTTCTCATGAAAGTTTAGAACCTCAAGTTTTGATACGGGAAAATTCTTTCTTGATAGAATAATGCCCAAAAAGTAAAAGttgctttctatttatttctcagaaatttttctattattaaaatctgctcaataaataataactttatttgaaaatgtttacagGAAAATTAGTCTCAAtcattattttagtaaaatacatcagaaattatgaaaatgaggaataaaaatatttcaagtgcaCTGTAATATTGAATAGGTAATTATATTTCTTCAGGGGGATTCAATTTAGgaatatataaacttttaataaaaatgcccagttttcatatatttgttattaatataaTTGCTATTCataacatatagtgtaattaTTCTTTGCTCCAAGAGAATGGGACAGACTGGCTTACTAAATCTTATTATAAATCTTACTAAATCCAATATTGgagagattataaaaaataaggCTTTCTTGGACAAGGTGAtacataaatgtattaaaataatagaataaattcaaattatttgGAATTACACCTTTAATGAAAGTGTGGTGATTTGCCACATCCCTAATACATTTCCCTCCTATTGTATTTCTCTTTCAACTACCTTTTCCCATACAAGGTACCCTTGGATAGTATCACATAACTCAATTTCCCTTCCTCAAGTCCATTCTTTCTGCTACAGAAGTGCTAGCATATTTCCAATACATGCATTGGCTTGCAATTCCCATTTAAAAGACATTATTATAATCCCTGGAAGgttatttttctcttacatatTGACTGGTTCAATGCAGAATAGAATTCCCATAGAATTAATGCAGAATAGAGTTCCCATACCATTGGATTCCTCTTAGCATCTTATCCATGTCAGAGTCTGCATTGATGCCCCCTCCCACACATCCTTGCAGAATCTTTCTTTCTCAGCAATGTGGTGAAATGAGCTTGATGAATCggatttctgatttcaaaattatctttcatctaaattttcagaactaaaagagataaaagtataaaaaggcATACTATTTTATAACTGGGGTACAGAAATAGCAAGGTCTGAGAGACGATGATCAGTCCTAAGGCTGGATTCGACTTTTGATTATGCATGGTGGGTGACCTCACTGGAATGGTGAGGAAGCCTATTTAAGTCAGTAgaatgtaattaaaatgtaatttggcTTTATATTCATTTAGTCTTTTTCAATTTAATATTACCATCAACACAACCCCTATATAACAGTGGATTTAGGACTTCTATAAGGGAAAACTTTGATGTCTAGTGAAATATCAAATTTCCCTAggagaaaaaagaccaaaatgtgTTCCCATTGTTTCAAAGTCTGTCACCTATTCAATGGCTGACACATGTAGATTCAGTCTCTGAACACCTCCACCATTCCCTATCTCATCTCTCTGATTTTTTCAGTCTCTTGCTCACCTGTTGCTGGAATTTTATCCTCATTGTTTTCTCTAACTTAGATCTTTCTATCTCCTAATTCACATCTCACTGTATAGCccaaaaggtattttattttattttattttattttattttattttattttattttattttattttattttattttattttattttattatgttatgttagtcaccatacatcattagttgttttttttttaattcttatgttaatccccatacattacatcattagttttagatgaagtgttccatgattcattgtttgtgcataacacccagtgctccatgcagaatgtgccctcctcaatacccaccaccaggctaacccatcctcccacccccctcccctctagaaccctcagtttgtttttcagagtccatcgtctctcatggtttgtttacccctccgatttcccccgcttcattcttcccctcccgctaccttcttcttcttcttttttttttttcttaacatatattgcattatttgtttcagaggtgcagatccgagattcaatagtcttgcaaaattcacagcgcttaccagggcacataccctccccagtgtctattacccagtcaccccctccctcccaccccaccccccaatccagcaaccctcagtttgtttcctgagattaagaattcctcatatcagtgagatcatatgatacatgtctttctctgtttgacttatttcactcaacataataccctccagttccattgacgtcgttgcaaatggcaagatctcctttcttttgatggctgcataatatctattgtatatatataccacttctttatccattcatctgtcgatggacatcttggctctttccacagtttggctattgtggacattgctgctataaacattggggtgcacgtaccctttcggatccctacttttgtatctttggggtaaatacccagtagtgcaattgctgggtcgtagggcagctctatcttcaactttttgaggaacttccatactgttttccagagtggttaca
This sequence is a window from Neomonachus schauinslandi unplaced genomic scaffold, ASM220157v2 HiC_scaffold_908, whole genome shotgun sequence. Protein-coding genes within it:
- the LOC110576488 gene encoding olfactory receptor 52A5-like translates to MFNLNGTVFMPPVLTLIGITGLESVQFWIGIPFCAMYIIALFGNSMLLVIIQSECSLHEPMYLFLAMLGATDIALSTCILPKMLGIFWFHLPKIYFDACLFQMWLIHTFQCTESGILLAMALDHYVAICDPLRHATIFTHQLLTQIGVGVMLRAALLVAPCLILIQCWLKHYRTTVVSHSYCEHMAIVKLAAEDIRINKIYGLFVAFTTLGFDIIFITLSYIQIFLTVFNLPQKEARLKDFNTCIAHICVFLEFYLLGFFSFFTHRFGFHIPSYIHILLFNLYLLVPPLLNPIVYGVKTKQIQDRVSKIFYSKDPS